The following are encoded in a window of Salinibacter ruber DSM 13855 genomic DNA:
- a CDS encoding chemotaxis protein CheW translates to MREPDSQTEDVRQFVSFIVAEEEFGVDILTVQEIIRPVEITRVPHAPDFVEGVINLRGRILPIIDLRTRLGFPERDQDEDTRILVVELQDQTVGFVTDSVREVLRVEESTIEPAPDLATNIDTHFLRGVAKLDERLLILLDLDGIFSDEEAEALQGMEEDEADAAAAQGVAA, encoded by the coding sequence ATGCGCGAACCTGACTCGCAAACCGAAGACGTCCGCCAGTTCGTTAGCTTCATCGTGGCGGAGGAGGAATTCGGGGTCGACATCCTGACGGTGCAGGAAATCATCCGCCCCGTCGAGATCACCCGCGTGCCCCATGCGCCCGACTTCGTAGAGGGCGTCATCAACCTGCGCGGACGCATCCTCCCGATCATTGACCTGCGCACGCGCCTCGGCTTCCCGGAGCGCGACCAGGACGAAGACACGCGCATTCTCGTGGTGGAGCTGCAGGACCAGACGGTCGGGTTCGTGACCGACTCCGTCCGCGAGGTCCTCCGCGTAGAAGAGAGCACGATTGAGCCGGCCCCCGACCTTGCCACGAACATCGACACGCACTTTCTGCGGGGCGTGGCGAAGCTCGACGAGCGGCTCCTCATTCTGCTGGACCTGGACGGCATCTTCTCCGACGAGGAGGCCGAGGCCCTGCAGGGCATGGAGGAAGACGAGGCCGACGCGGCCGCCGCACAAGGCGTCGCGGCATGA
- a CDS encoding flagellar hook protein FlgE, producing MSLQSLSIGVSGLRSHQTRLDTVSNNIANSSTTAFKRQRAAFSEELGQAILGVGRTAGGSNINPSKVGRGVSVASIDRNFSQGSLNDTGIKTDLALNGDGFFVASPKSGAASDQRRLTRAGNFTFNQNGELVTANGLNVQGWEVGEDGTANTGELKNVQFDPNAQSAAKATTEAQVGGNLSADAEAGDTSEISSVVYDEQGKAHNVVINFENTSEDTWTFSVEDPDGVLQDANGGGPGDANGTITFKDDGSVDSISGMTNAYDPDGNGTNDGVSLDWTNDAVQGGKSLGISLRDITQFSGSTTSKFQGQNGNSSGELSGVQFTPEGKLQLNYTNGVQEEEYQLAIGDVNNPNGLEQQGENFFTTTGASGDLQLGRAGRDLQTSVVSGALESSNVDLAKEFSDLIKAQRSYQASSQIITTADEVLNQTVQLKR from the coding sequence ATGAGTCTTCAGTCTCTGAGCATCGGCGTCTCTGGGCTTCGAAGTCACCAGACGCGCCTCGACACGGTCAGCAACAACATCGCAAACTCGAGCACGACGGCCTTCAAGCGGCAGCGGGCCGCGTTCAGCGAGGAGCTCGGCCAGGCGATTCTGGGCGTGGGGCGCACGGCGGGCGGCTCGAACATCAACCCCTCGAAGGTGGGCCGGGGCGTCTCGGTCGCCTCGATCGACCGGAACTTCTCGCAGGGCTCGCTCAACGACACCGGCATCAAGACTGACCTTGCGCTGAACGGGGACGGGTTCTTCGTCGCGAGTCCCAAAAGCGGGGCGGCGAGCGACCAGCGCCGCCTTACGCGGGCCGGCAACTTCACATTTAACCAAAATGGCGAACTCGTCACGGCCAACGGCCTGAACGTGCAGGGCTGGGAGGTCGGGGAGGACGGGACGGCCAATACGGGCGAGCTCAAGAACGTTCAGTTCGACCCCAATGCCCAGTCCGCGGCGAAAGCCACCACGGAGGCCCAGGTTGGGGGCAACCTCTCGGCGGACGCCGAGGCGGGCGACACGAGCGAGATCTCAAGTGTCGTCTACGACGAGCAGGGGAAGGCCCACAACGTGGTCATCAATTTCGAAAATACCTCTGAAGACACGTGGACATTCAGCGTAGAGGACCCCGATGGCGTCCTTCAAGACGCTAATGGAGGGGGGCCGGGTGACGCCAACGGAACGATCACATTCAAGGACGACGGTTCCGTAGACTCGATTTCAGGCATGACCAACGCGTACGACCCAGACGGCAACGGGACCAACGACGGGGTGAGTCTCGACTGGACGAATGATGCGGTTCAGGGGGGCAAAAGCTTGGGCATCAGCCTGCGCGACATTACGCAGTTCAGTGGCTCGACCACGTCGAAATTCCAGGGCCAGAACGGCAACTCGTCGGGGGAGCTGTCCGGCGTTCAGTTCACGCCGGAGGGGAAGCTGCAGCTCAACTACACCAACGGGGTGCAGGAGGAGGAATATCAGCTGGCCATCGGCGACGTCAACAACCCGAACGGCCTGGAGCAGCAGGGCGAGAACTTCTTCACCACGACCGGCGCCTCGGGCGATCTCCAGCTCGGGCGTGCGGGCCGCGACCTGCAGACGTCCGTGGTGTCCGGGGCGCTGGAGTCGAGCAACGTGGACTTGGCGAAGGAATTCTCCGACCTCATCAAGGCGCAGCGGAGCTACCAGGCCTCCTCCCAGATCATTACGACCGCGGACGAGGTCCTCAACCAGACCGTCCAGCTTAAGCGGTAA
- a CDS encoding TIGR02530 family flagellar biosynthesis protein has product MTVHQRNGRVPPDALRQTPKQDPAAPDGPPEDTGESSFADHLEAAQDQTDGIDLSGHAKQRIAQRNISLDTPQRQELADAMDQLDDKGAQDAAVLREDAAFVVNVPSRTVVTALDQTEMKQRVFTQIDSAMRL; this is encoded by the coding sequence ATGACGGTCCACCAGCGAAACGGACGCGTCCCGCCGGACGCGCTCCGGCAGACGCCCAAACAGGACCCGGCGGCCCCGGACGGGCCGCCCGAGGACACAGGCGAGTCGTCGTTTGCCGACCACCTGGAGGCGGCCCAGGACCAGACGGACGGCATCGACCTGTCCGGGCACGCCAAGCAGCGGATTGCGCAGCGCAACATCTCCCTCGACACCCCCCAACGCCAAGAACTCGCCGACGCCATGGACCAACTCGACGACAAAGGGGCCCAAGACGCGGCCGTGCTCCGGGAGGACGCGGCCTTCGTGGTCAACGTGCCGAGCCGGACCGTCGTCACGGCCCTCGACCAGACCGAGATGAAGCAACGCGTCTTTACCCAAATCGACAGCGCCATGCGGCTCTAA